The uncultured Treponema sp. genome includes a region encoding these proteins:
- the rplA gene encoding 50S ribosomal protein L1, producing the protein MKHGKKYRESLKKYDPAKAYGISEACQLVKDLHYVKFDETVELSVSLKLEKNQTVRDTLVFPHQFTAEKRVLVFCKDDRVKEALDAGATYAGTEYIEKVKGGWLDFDVAVATPDMMKDVGRLGMVLGRKGLMPNPKTGTVTPNIAQAVAELKKGRTEFRADKTGVVHIPVGKVSMDSKDTAENVKVFLTELERKKPADAKVGFVRSVSISSSMGPGVWIDFKEAE; encoded by the coding sequence ATGAAGCACGGAAAGAAATACCGCGAATCATTGAAGAAATATGATCCGGCAAAGGCTTATGGAATTTCAGAAGCTTGCCAGCTTGTAAAAGATCTTCACTATGTAAAGTTCGACGAGACAGTTGAACTTTCAGTTTCCCTTAAGCTGGAAAAAAACCAGACTGTACGTGATACTCTTGTATTCCCGCACCAGTTTACTGCTGAAAAGCGCGTTCTTGTTTTCTGTAAAGATGACCGTGTAAAGGAAGCTCTTGATGCAGGCGCAACTTATGCAGGTACAGAGTACATTGAAAAAGTAAAGGGCGGCTGGCTTGATTTTGATGTTGCAGTTGCTACTCCAGATATGATGAAAGACGTTGGGCGTCTTGGTATGGTTTTGGGACGCAAAGGTCTTATGCCTAACCCTAAGACAGGAACTGTAACACCAAACATTGCGCAGGCTGTCGCTGAACTTAAAAAAGGACGTACAGAATTCCGCGCAGACAAGACTGGTGTTGTTCATATTCCTGTTGGAAAAGTTTCCATGGATTCAAAAGACACAGCTGAAAACGTAAAAGTTTTCCTCACAGAACTTGAGCGCAAAAAGCCAGCTGATGCAAAAGTCGGATTTGTACGTTCTGTTTCAATCAGCTCTTCAATGGGACCTGGCGTTTGGATTGACTTTAAGGAGGCAGAATAA
- the rplJ gene encoding 50S ribosomal protein L10 produces MAILAKKIQPSKAQAIEEAKKVLSEYKDFIFVEYRGLTVEQISKLRHSLREKNSQFKVIKNNFARVAFDEMKNDAVAQYLSGPTAIAMIKEEANESAKVLFDFAKEAPALVVKGAWVEDELYDAAKIEAFAKLPGKKQLIAMLMSAINGPARKLAGTLQAYVEKLEKEGPASAAPKAEEAAPAAEAPAAEAAPAPAAE; encoded by the coding sequence ATGGCTATTTTGGCAAAAAAGATTCAGCCTAGCAAAGCACAGGCTATTGAAGAAGCAAAGAAAGTTCTTAGTGAATATAAAGATTTTATCTTTGTTGAATACAGAGGACTTACTGTTGAGCAGATTTCAAAGCTCCGCCATTCTTTGCGTGAAAAGAATTCTCAGTTCAAGGTTATCAAGAATAACTTTGCTCGTGTAGCTTTTGACGAAATGAAAAATGATGCAGTTGCTCAGTATCTTTCTGGACCAACGGCTATTGCCATGATTAAGGAAGAGGCTAATGAATCTGCAAAAGTTTTGTTTGACTTTGCGAAAGAAGCTCCAGCCCTCGTTGTAAAAGGCGCTTGGGTAGAAGACGAGCTTTATGATGCTGCAAAAATCGAGGCGTTTGCAAAACTCCCTGGAAAGAAACAGCTCATCGCAATGCTTATGTCTGCAATCAATGGACCTGCAAGAAAACTTGCTGGAACATTGCAAGCATATGTTGAAAAACTGGAAAAAGAAGGTCCGGCTTCTGCTGCTCCAAAGGCGGAAGAGGCAGCTCCTGCGGCAGAGGCTCCAGCAGCCGAAGCAGCTCCAGCTCCAGCAGCTGAGTAA
- a CDS encoding SUMF1/EgtB/PvdO family nonheme iron enzyme: MKFILKRKVLWGGVIEFTELEAGEYTVEAEARDSANNDELIASGSTAVTVEEGKTADCPLSMILFSADNIVINGKEYKKTALADVIEKATTITGSGSSGVFIDGRTVTLSPYSIGKYEVTQELYEAVMGENPSKQQGDSYPPEDGETQELRPVEGIYWYHAILFCNKLSILMGLDKCYEIQSNGSEIDYDNIDLSNIKAVAPNWQISYKLENNGYRLPTEAEWEFAARGGKQDGSNWNYTYVGSKDIDKVAWYNYDDNRATKKSHEVGLKKSNSLGLYDMSGNCWEFCSDRSNNISEMEVTDPVESGTGCIRRGGSVFDTDSKNIFSRSYQSENELTQFLYKDNGFRLARTIK, from the coding sequence ATGAAGTTTATTCTGAAACGAAAGGTTCTGTGGGGGGGGGTAATAGAGTTCACAGAACTTGAAGCCGGCGAATATACCGTTGAAGCGGAAGCGAGAGATTCTGCGAACAATGATGAGCTTATCGCGTCTGGAAGTACTGCTGTAACAGTAGAAGAAGGAAAAACCGCGGACTGTCCGTTAAGCATGATTCTGTTTTCTGCGGATAATATTGTTATAAATGGAAAGGAATATAAAAAGACAGCCCTTGCAGATGTAATTGAGAAAGCCACAACAATTACAGGAAGCGGAAGCTCAGGCGTTTTTATTGACGGTCGCACAGTAACTTTAAGTCCTTACAGCATAGGAAAATACGAAGTAACGCAGGAACTTTATGAGGCTGTAATGGGAGAAAATCCGAGCAAACAACAAGGAGACTCTTATCCTCCTGAAGACGGTGAAACTCAAGAACTGCGCCCAGTTGAAGGTATATATTGGTATCATGCAATTTTGTTCTGCAATAAACTTTCTATATTAATGGGACTTGATAAATGCTATGAAATTCAGTCGAATGGCAGTGAAATTGACTATGACAATATTGACCTTAGTAATATTAAGGCAGTTGCTCCAAACTGGCAAATTTCGTATAAACTAGAAAATAACGGCTATCGTTTGCCTACAGAAGCAGAGTGGGAATTTGCAGCCCGTGGCGGAAAACAAGATGGAAGCAACTGGAATTACACTTATGTTGGCAGTAAAGATATAGATAAAGTTGCTTGGTATAATTATGATGATAATAGAGCGACTAAGAAAAGCCATGAGGTTGGGCTAAAAAAATCCAATAGCCTTGGACTTTATGATATGAGCGGAAACTGCTGGGAGTTTTGTTCTGATAGATCAAACAATATTTCTGAAATGGAAGTAACAGATCCTGTTGAAAGCGGAACAGGATGCATACGTAGAGGTGGAAGTGTTTTTGATACAGACTCTAAAAATATTTTTAGTCGCTCTTACCAATCTGAAAATGAGCTAACACAGTTTCTTTACAAAGATAACGGTTTCCGCCTTGCGCGTACTATAAAATAA
- the nusG gene encoding transcription termination/antitermination protein NusG encodes MARSWYILQTYSGYEQKIQRTLATMLTEQKLDSNIVFQVKVPMEEVVEISNGKKHVRNNLILPGYIMIEMDLPQIGWKNTCSLIRRVQGVTGFVGVKPSEKPRPISTDEAKNILQMAGELKGEKQVRIKQNFEVGETVKITEGPFATFSGAIEDINTEKNKLRVNVQIFGRATPVEVDVLQVEKI; translated from the coding sequence ATGGCAAGAAGCTGGTATATTCTTCAGACTTATTCAGGCTACGAACAGAAAATTCAAAGAACATTGGCAACTATGCTCACAGAGCAGAAGCTTGATTCAAATATTGTTTTTCAAGTAAAAGTTCCAATGGAAGAAGTTGTTGAAATTTCAAATGGAAAAAAGCACGTCCGCAACAATTTGATTCTTCCTGGCTATATTATGATTGAAATGGATCTTCCGCAGATTGGCTGGAAGAATACCTGCTCTTTAATCCGCCGTGTTCAGGGCGTAACTGGTTTTGTTGGCGTTAAACCTTCTGAAAAGCCGCGTCCAATTTCCACAGATGAAGCAAAAAATATCTTGCAGATGGCTGGCGAGCTTAAAGGTGAAAAACAGGTTCGCATCAAGCAGAACTTTGAAGTTGGCGAGACTGTAAAAATCACAGAAGGTCCTTTTGCAACTTTCAGCGGCGCTATCGAAGATATAAATACAGAAAAGAACAAGCTTCGTGTTAATGTTCAGATTTTTGGAAGAGCAACTCCTGTTGAAGTTGATGTTCTTCAAGTTGAAAAAATATAG
- a CDS encoding polysaccharide deacetylase family protein — MKHITLSFDDGPNANIMADMLDVLEFNEIPASFFLVGNKINEESAKVVRRAFKMGCDIQNHSFTHSDMSKMSIAMIQDEYEKTESLIEKCIGKRSEFFRPPYISVSVNMYKAIKVPFIGGKSCEDWLPEITAEQRTERILKSAEDGQIVLLHVMEENYATVQAVKSAIPVLKSRGYEFVNLPELFRIKNINPCIPSHIWTTIK; from the coding sequence ATGAAGCATATAACGCTTTCGTTTGATGATGGACCTAATGCAAATATTATGGCAGACATGCTGGATGTTCTTGAATTTAATGAGATTCCAGCGTCATTTTTTTTAGTCGGAAACAAAATTAACGAAGAGTCTGCAAAAGTTGTAAGGCGCGCATTTAAAATGGGATGCGACATTCAAAATCATTCGTTTACGCATTCCGATATGTCAAAAATGAGCATAGCCATGATTCAGGACGAATATGAAAAAACTGAATCCCTTATAGAAAAGTGCATCGGCAAAAGAAGTGAATTTTTCCGTCCGCCTTATATCAGCGTAAGCGTCAATATGTACAAAGCTATAAAAGTTCCCTTTATTGGCGGAAAAAGCTGCGAGGATTGGCTTCCTGAAATTACTGCTGAACAAAGAACTGAGCGTATTTTAAAATCTGCGGAAGATGGACAGATTGTGCTTCTTCACGTAATGGAAGAAAATTATGCTACAGTTCAGGCTGTTAAGTCCGCCATTCCAGTTTTAAAATCCCGCGGCTATGAATTTGTAAACCTGCCAGAACTTTTTAGAATAAAGAATATAAATCCTTGTATTCCATCGCATATTTGGACAACAATAAAATAG
- the epsC gene encoding serine O-acetyltransferase EpsC: protein MSATIDTAVEKILESYQKYGGINLDEAMKFPNRENVITVLKDIQCLIFPGYRVAEEIDSLTLRFVTGERVNRIVSMLTREIKKALSFVVQNDKVELSHCFNLAEKASLALIEEIPEIRRKIGLDVQAANAGDPAAKSSEEVIVSYPCLEAISVYRIAHFLSESGVPVIPRIMSEYAHSHTGIDINPGAKIGESFFIDHGTGVVIGESCIIGNNVKIYQGVTLGALSVKKELMNKKRHPTIEDNVTIYANATILGGNTVIGEGCVIGGNTWITKSVPPHTTFTQECRQ from the coding sequence ATGAGCGCGACAATTGACACTGCCGTAGAAAAAATACTTGAGTCTTACCAAAAGTACGGAGGAATAAACCTTGATGAAGCCATGAAGTTTCCAAACAGGGAAAATGTTATAACTGTTCTAAAGGATATTCAGTGCTTGATTTTTCCGGGCTACAGGGTCGCAGAGGAAATTGATTCGCTTACGTTGAGATTTGTTACAGGCGAACGCGTGAACCGCATAGTTTCAATGCTTACCCGCGAAATTAAAAAAGCCCTTTCTTTTGTTGTTCAGAACGACAAAGTGGAGCTTTCACACTGCTTTAATCTTGCTGAAAAGGCTTCTCTTGCTCTCATTGAGGAAATTCCAGAAATCCGCAGAAAAATCGGGCTTGATGTTCAGGCTGCCAATGCTGGAGATCCGGCGGCAAAGTCCAGTGAGGAAGTAATAGTTTCGTATCCGTGCCTTGAGGCGATTTCCGTTTATAGAATTGCGCATTTCCTTTCTGAAAGCGGAGTTCCTGTTATTCCGCGCATAATGAGCGAGTACGCGCACAGCCACACTGGAATCGATATAAATCCGGGCGCAAAAATCGGCGAAAGTTTTTTTATTGACCACGGAACTGGCGTTGTAATCGGCGAAAGCTGCATTATCGGCAACAACGTGAAGATTTACCAAGGCGTTACTTTGGGTGCTTTGAGCGTAAAAAAGGAGCTTATGAATAAAAAACGCCACCCAACAATAGAAGACAATGTTACAATTTATGCCAACGCGACGATTCTAGGCGGAAATACCGTCATCGGGGAAGGTTGCGTTATAGGCGGAAATACTTGGATTACAAAATCTGTTCCGCCGCATACAACTTTTACGCAGGAATGCCGCCAGTAA
- the rpmG gene encoding 50S ribosomal protein L33 has product MASKKKSAVEIIALQCTECKRKNYTTYKNRKNITGKLEKNKYCPFCRKEILHKETKAK; this is encoded by the coding sequence ATGGCAAGCAAGAAAAAGTCAGCCGTAGAAATCATTGCATTGCAGTGCACAGAATGCAAACGCAAAAATTACACAACATACAAAAACCGCAAGAATATCACTGGCAAACTTGAAAAGAACAAGTACTGCCCGTTCTGCCGCAAAGAAATCCTTCACAAGGAAACAAAAGCTAAATAA
- the rplK gene encoding 50S ribosomal protein L11: MATKKVTAVIKLQCPAGAATPAPPIGPALGPHGVSAPKFVQEFNDRTKSMEKGLIIPVVITVYQDKSYTFILKTPPAAVLIKKAVGIQKGSGNPLRNKVGKLSKASLEEIAKQKLPDLNANDIEAAKKIIAGTARSMGVEVEAE; encoded by the coding sequence ATGGCCACAAAGAAGGTTACAGCTGTTATTAAACTTCAGTGCCCTGCCGGCGCTGCTACACCAGCTCCACCTATTGGACCGGCTCTTGGACCTCACGGAGTTTCTGCACCTAAGTTCGTTCAGGAATTCAATGACCGCACAAAGAGCATGGAAAAGGGACTTATTATCCCTGTAGTCATCACTGTCTATCAGGACAAATCTTACACATTTATTCTCAAGACTCCTCCTGCAGCTGTTCTTATTAAGAAGGCTGTTGGAATCCAGAAAGGCTCTGGAAATCCGCTTCGTAACAAAGTTGGAAAACTTTCAAAGGCGTCTCTTGAAGAAATTGCAAAACAGAAACTTCCTGATCTTAATGCAAACGACATTGAGGCTGCTAAGAAAATCATCGCTGGTACTGCTCGCAGTATGGGCGTAGAAGTGGAGGCTGAATAA
- the secE gene encoding preprotein translocase subunit SecE yields MKKIFQFFKECAGELRKVTWPTRSDVLSSTKVVFISTIIVALILGLLDWLFTEGLRLVF; encoded by the coding sequence ATGAAAAAGATTTTTCAGTTTTTTAAAGAATGTGCCGGAGAGCTTAGAAAAGTAACTTGGCCTACACGTAGCGACGTTCTTTCTTCTACAAAGGTTGTTTTCATCTCTACAATTATTGTTGCATTGATTCTTGGTCTTCTTGACTGGCTGTTTACAGAAGGCCTCCGCCTCGTATTCTAG
- a CDS encoding AAA family ATPase produces MQIIPVASGKGGVGKSLLSANLAIALGQAGKKVLLIDLDLGASNLHLVIGHPNPKAGIGTFLTGESKFEDIICPTDYDNVSFIAGDSEIPGLTSLKVSQKNELIKSFNKQESKFDYLILDLGAGTHLTILDMFLLSPQGIVVTAPTVTATLNGYLFLKNVMFRMMYNTFKKGSAGYKYLESLKKDSLSLQRLYIPKLVEILEKEDPEGTALFKKRINEFHPRLVLNMIDDPKDADRAQRIRRSCQQYLDLDLDHLGVIYRDTLQDKALSSRLPVIVYKPQSIIGQAIYRIAEKIIQSETLKFDDSYDITQASDTSFEIATEEANDDFGQKMAYIEELAGTGALTAGELAETLKQQQYELTRLKNENNLLKKKLLEAAAKGFKV; encoded by the coding sequence ATGCAGATTATTCCAGTAGCAAGCGGCAAAGGCGGCGTTGGAAAAAGCCTTTTAAGCGCAAACCTTGCAATTGCCCTTGGTCAGGCAGGCAAAAAAGTTCTTCTCATTGACTTGGATTTGGGAGCTTCAAACCTTCACCTTGTAATAGGCCATCCTAATCCAAAAGCAGGAATCGGCACATTTCTTACAGGCGAAAGCAAGTTTGAAGACATAATTTGCCCGACGGACTACGACAATGTAAGTTTTATTGCAGGCGACTCTGAAATTCCGGGGCTTACTTCGCTCAAAGTCAGCCAGAAAAACGAGCTTATAAAAAGCTTCAATAAACAGGAATCTAAATTCGACTATCTGATTCTGGATTTGGGAGCAGGAACTCATCTTACAATTCTTGATATGTTTCTTCTTTCTCCGCAGGGAATTGTTGTTACAGCTCCGACAGTTACCGCCACGCTGAACGGTTATCTGTTCCTTAAGAATGTAATGTTCCGCATGATGTACAACACTTTCAAAAAAGGAAGCGCAGGCTACAAATATCTTGAGTCTCTAAAAAAAGATTCGCTTTCGCTCCAGCGGCTTTATATTCCAAAGCTTGTTGAAATTCTTGAAAAAGAAGACCCGGAAGGAACTGCATTGTTCAAAAAGCGCATAAATGAATTTCATCCGCGGCTCGTTCTTAACATGATAGACGATCCAAAGGACGCAGACAGAGCGCAAAGAATCCGCCGTTCATGCCAGCAGTATTTGGATTTGGACTTGGATCATCTTGGCGTAATTTACCGCGACACTTTGCAGGACAAGGCTCTTTCTTCAAGGCTGCCGGTCATTGTTTACAAGCCGCAGTCAATTATAGGACAAGCAATCTACAGAATCGCAGAAAAAATAATTCAGTCTGAAACTTTAAAGTTCGACGACAGCTACGACATAACCCAGGCTTCAGACACTTCATTTGAAATTGCCACGGAAGAAGCCAACGATGACTTTGGGCAGAAAATGGCTTACATTGAAGAACTTGCAGGAACTGGCGCGCTTACTGCCGGGGAACTTGCGGAAACTTTAAAGCAGCAGCAGTACGAGCTTACAAGGCTGAAAAACGAAAACAATCTATTAAAGAAAAAACTTCTGGAAGCAGCGGCAAAAGGCTTCAAGGTGTAA